A genome region from Streptomyces sp. S4.7 includes the following:
- a CDS encoding ATP-binding cassette domain-containing protein, which yields MGHLEAAHLEYYLPDGRVLLGDASFRVGEGAVVALVGANGAGKTTLLRLMAGDLQPHGGTVTVSGGLGVMEQFVGSVRDERTVRDLLVSVAQPRIREAARAVDTAETAIMERDDEAAQMSYAQALSDWAEARGYEAETLWDICTVAALGVPYEKAQWRALKTLSGGEQKRLVLEALLRGPDEVLLLDEPDNYLDVPGKRWLEERLKETRKTVLFVSHDRELLARTAQRIVSVEPSPAGSDVWVHGGGFGTYHEARKERFARFEELKRRWDEEHARLKALVHRLRQQAAISPDMASRYHAMQTRFKKFEDAGAPPEPPREQEIRMRLKGGRTGVRAVTCENLELTGLMKPFSLEIYYGERIGVLGSNGSGKSHFLRLLAGDPTVAHTGEWRLGARVVAGHFAQTHAHPELLGRSLVDILWTEHAKDRGGAMSVLRRYELERQGDQPFDKLSGGQQARFQILLLELRGTTALLLDEPTDNLDLESAEALQDGLEAYEGTVLAVTHDRWFAKTFDRYLVFGSDGVVRQSPKPVWDERRVVRAR from the coding sequence ATGGGACATCTGGAGGCCGCGCACCTGGAGTACTACCTACCGGACGGACGGGTGCTGCTCGGCGACGCCTCGTTCCGAGTGGGCGAGGGCGCCGTCGTGGCGCTCGTGGGAGCCAACGGCGCGGGCAAGACGACGCTGCTGCGGCTGATGGCGGGGGACCTCCAGCCGCACGGCGGGACGGTCACCGTATCCGGCGGCCTCGGCGTGATGGAGCAGTTCGTCGGCTCCGTACGGGACGAACGCACCGTCCGCGACCTGCTGGTCTCCGTGGCCCAGCCGCGGATCAGGGAAGCGGCGCGGGCGGTGGACACCGCCGAGACCGCGATCATGGAGCGCGACGACGAGGCCGCGCAGATGAGTTACGCGCAGGCGCTGAGCGACTGGGCGGAGGCGCGCGGGTACGAGGCCGAGACCCTGTGGGACATCTGCACGGTCGCGGCGCTCGGCGTCCCGTACGAGAAGGCCCAGTGGCGCGCGCTGAAGACGCTGAGCGGCGGCGAGCAGAAACGGCTCGTGCTGGAGGCGCTGCTGCGCGGGCCCGACGAGGTCCTGCTCCTCGACGAGCCCGACAACTACCTGGACGTACCCGGGAAGCGGTGGCTGGAGGAGCGTCTCAAGGAGACCCGCAAGACTGTGTTGTTCGTCTCCCACGACCGGGAGCTGCTGGCGCGCACCGCCCAGCGGATCGTGAGCGTGGAGCCGAGCCCGGCCGGGTCGGACGTGTGGGTGCACGGCGGCGGCTTCGGTACGTACCACGAGGCCCGCAAGGAGCGGTTCGCGCGCTTCGAGGAGCTGAAGCGGCGCTGGGACGAGGAGCACGCGCGGCTGAAGGCACTGGTGCACCGGCTGCGGCAGCAGGCGGCGATCAGCCCCGACATGGCGTCGCGGTACCACGCGATGCAGACGCGCTTCAAGAAGTTCGAGGACGCCGGGGCGCCGCCGGAGCCGCCGCGCGAGCAGGAGATCCGGATGCGGCTCAAGGGCGGCCGGACCGGGGTGCGGGCGGTGACCTGCGAGAACCTGGAGCTGACCGGGCTGATGAAGCCGTTCTCGCTGGAGATCTACTACGGCGAGCGGATCGGGGTGCTCGGATCGAACGGCTCGGGCAAGTCGCACTTCCTGCGACTGCTCGCGGGCGATCCGACGGTCGCGCACACGGGGGAGTGGAGGCTGGGAGCGCGGGTCGTGGCCGGCCACTTCGCGCAGACGCACGCGCATCCGGAGCTGCTGGGGCGGAGCCTGGTCGACATCCTGTGGACCGAGCACGCGAAGGACCGGGGCGGCGCGATGAGCGTGCTGCGCCGCTACGAACTGGAACGGCAGGGCGACCAGCCGTTCGACAAACTGTCGGGCGGGCAGCAGGCGCGCTTCCAGATCCTGCTGCTGGAGCTGCGCGGGACGACGGCGCTGCTGCTGGACGAGCCGACGGACAACCTGGACCTGGAGTCGGCGGAGGCCCTCCAGGACGGTCTGGAGGCGTACGAGGGGACGGTCCTGGCCGTGACCCACGACCGGTGGTTCGCGAAGACCTTCGACCGCTATCTGGTCTTCGGTTCGGACGGGGTGGTGCGCCAGTCGCCGAAACCGGTCTGGGACGAGCGCCGGGTGGTACGCGCGCGGTAG
- the rplM gene encoding 50S ribosomal protein L13: protein MRTYSPKPGDVTRQWHIIDAQDIVLGRLATTAANLLRGKHKPIYAPHMDMGDFVVIINADKVHLSGNKKTQKMAYRHSGYPGGLRSVRYDELLAKSPEKAVEKAIKGMIPKNTLGRQMLSKLKVYAGDQHPHAAQQPVPFEITQVAQ, encoded by the coding sequence GTGCGTACGTACAGCCCCAAGCCCGGCGATGTCACGCGCCAGTGGCACATCATCGACGCGCAGGACATCGTCCTGGGCCGTCTGGCGACTACGGCAGCGAACCTCCTCCGGGGCAAGCACAAGCCGATCTACGCCCCTCACATGGACATGGGCGACTTCGTCGTCATCATCAACGCCGACAAGGTCCACCTGTCCGGCAACAAGAAGACCCAGAAGATGGCGTACCGCCACTCCGGCTACCCGGGTGGTCTGCGTTCCGTCCGCTACGACGAGCTGCTCGCGAAGAGCCCCGAGAAGGCCGTGGAGAAGGCCATCAAGGGCATGATCCCCAAGAACACCCTGGGCCGTCAGATGCTCTCGAAGCTGAAGGTCTACGCGGGGGACCAGCACCCGCACGCCGCTCAGCAGCCGGTCCCGTTCGAGATCACCCAGGTCGCGCAGTAA
- the rpsI gene encoding 30S ribosomal protein S9: MAETTAETPVDAAEGEETFAEVTTFESETPVEGEYTSESLASRFGDPQPAAGLGRRKNAIARVRIVPGTGKWKINGRSLEDYFPNKVHQQAVNEPFKVLELDNRYDVIARISGGGVSGQAGALRLGVARSLNEADVDNNRGPLKKAGFLSRDDRAVERKKAGLKKARKAPQYSKR; the protein is encoded by the coding sequence GTGGCCGAGACCACTGCAGAGACCCCCGTGGACGCCGCCGAGGGCGAGGAGACCTTCGCCGAGGTGACGACCTTCGAGTCGGAGACCCCCGTCGAGGGCGAGTACACCTCCGAGTCGCTGGCTTCCCGGTTCGGCGACCCCCAGCCGGCCGCCGGCCTGGGCCGCCGTAAGAACGCCATCGCCCGCGTCCGGATCGTTCCGGGCACCGGCAAGTGGAAGATCAACGGTCGCTCGCTCGAGGACTACTTCCCGAACAAGGTTCACCAGCAGGCTGTCAACGAGCCCTTCAAGGTGCTCGAACTCGACAACCGCTACGACGTCATCGCCCGCATCTCGGGTGGCGGCGTCTCCGGCCAGGCCGGCGCGCTGCGCCTCGGCGTGGCCCGCTCGCTGAACGAGGCGGACGTGGACAACAACCGCGGCCCGCTGAAGAAGGCCGGCTTCCTGAGCCGCGACGACCGCGCGGTCGAGCGCAAGAAGGCCGGTCTCAAGAAGGCCCGTAAGGCGCCGCAGTACAGCAAGCGCTAA
- the glmM gene encoding phosphoglucosamine mutase, with protein MGRLFGTDGVRGIANADLTAELALGLSVAAAHVLAEAGTFEGHRATAVVGRDPRASGEFLEAAVVAGLASAGVDVLRVGVLPTPAVAYLTGALGADLGVMLSASHNAMPDNGVKFFARGGHKLADELEDRIENVYDEHRTGAPWERPTGAGVGRVRNYDEGFDQYVAHLIGVLPNRLDGLKVVLDEAHGAAARVSPEAFTRAGAEIITIGAEPDGLNINDGCGSTHLDLLKAAVVEHGADLGIAHDGDADRCLAVDAAGEEVDGDQILAVLALAMREAGTLRGDAVVGTVMSNLGFKMAMEREGITLVQTAVGDRYVLESMKEHGYALGGEQSGHVIVLDHATTGDGTLTGLMLAARVASTGRSLADLAGVMRRLPQVLVNVRDVDKSRVTTSAELATAVTEAEQQLGTTGRVLLRSSGTEPLVRVMVEAADIEQARAVAGRLADVVKSALG; from the coding sequence GTGGGACGACTCTTCGGCACGGACGGCGTGCGCGGCATCGCCAACGCGGATCTGACGGCGGAGCTCGCGCTCGGTCTGTCGGTCGCCGCGGCGCATGTACTCGCCGAGGCGGGCACGTTCGAGGGCCATCGGGCGACAGCGGTGGTCGGGCGTGATCCGCGGGCGTCGGGCGAGTTCCTGGAGGCCGCCGTGGTGGCGGGTCTCGCGAGCGCGGGCGTGGACGTCCTGCGCGTCGGTGTGCTGCCCACCCCGGCGGTGGCGTATCTCACCGGGGCGCTGGGCGCCGACCTCGGCGTGATGCTCTCCGCGAGCCACAACGCCATGCCGGACAACGGCGTCAAGTTCTTCGCGCGCGGCGGTCACAAGCTGGCCGACGAACTGGAGGACCGGATCGAGAATGTGTACGACGAGCACCGCACCGGGGCCCCGTGGGAGCGTCCGACCGGTGCGGGAGTGGGCCGGGTCCGCAACTACGACGAGGGCTTCGACCAGTACGTCGCGCATCTCATCGGCGTCCTGCCCAACCGCCTCGACGGGCTCAAGGTCGTCCTGGACGAGGCGCACGGCGCCGCGGCCCGGGTGTCGCCGGAGGCATTCACCCGCGCGGGCGCGGAGATCATCACGATCGGCGCCGAGCCGGACGGCCTGAACATCAACGACGGCTGCGGATCCACGCACCTCGACCTGCTGAAGGCCGCGGTCGTCGAGCACGGCGCGGACCTCGGCATCGCGCACGACGGCGACGCCGACCGCTGCCTCGCCGTGGACGCGGCGGGCGAGGAGGTCGACGGCGACCAGATCCTGGCCGTGCTGGCCCTCGCGATGCGCGAGGCGGGCACGCTGCGCGGCGACGCGGTGGTGGGGACGGTGATGTCCAACCTCGGCTTCAAGATGGCGATGGAGCGGGAGGGCATCACCCTCGTGCAGACGGCGGTCGGCGACCGCTACGTACTGGAGTCGATGAAGGAGCACGGCTACGCGCTGGGCGGCGAGCAGTCCGGGCACGTCATCGTCCTCGACCACGCGACGACCGGCGACGGCACGCTGACGGGTCTGATGCTGGCGGCGCGTGTGGCGAGCACGGGCCGTTCACTGGCGGACCTCGCGGGGGTGATGCGGCGGCTGCCGCAGGTGCTGGTGAACGTGCGGGACGTGGACAAGTCCCGCGTCACGACATCGGCGGAGCTGGCGACGGCGGTGACGGAGGCCGAACAGCAACTCGGCACGACCGGCCGTGTACTGCTGCGCTCCTCGGGCACGGAACCGCTGGTCCGCGTGATGGTGGAGGCGGCCGACATCGAGCAGGCGCGCGCGGTGGCGGGGCGGCTGGCGGACGTGGTGAAGTCGGCGCTGGGGTAG
- the coaA gene encoding type I pantothenate kinase, giving the protein MITPSSPSRSNVQRRAEHGPTPFVDLSRAEWSALRDKTPLPLSAQEVERLRGLGDVIDLDEVRDVYLPLSRLLNLYVRATGQLRGALNTFLGEAGNGQGAQLGTPFVIGVAGSVAVGKSTVARLLQALLARWPEHPRVERVTTDGFLLPMKELQARGLMSRKGFPESYDRRALTRFVADIKAGKDEVTAPVYSHLKYDIVPGERLVVRRPDILIVEGLNVLQPALPGQDGRTRVGLADFFDFSVYVDARAEDIETWYLNRFRKLRETAFQNPSSYFRKYTQVSEDEALAYARTTWRTVNRLNLLENVAPTRGRATLVLRKGPDHKVQRLSLRKL; this is encoded by the coding sequence GTGATCACACCGTCTTCGCCGTCACGGAGCAACGTCCAGCGTCGGGCCGAGCATGGGCCGACCCCCTTCGTCGACCTCAGTCGCGCCGAGTGGAGCGCGCTGCGCGACAAGACGCCCCTGCCGCTCAGCGCCCAGGAGGTCGAGCGGCTGCGCGGGCTCGGGGACGTCATCGATCTGGACGAGGTGCGGGACGTCTATCTGCCGCTCTCCCGGCTGCTCAATCTGTACGTGCGGGCCACCGGCCAGTTGCGGGGCGCCCTCAACACCTTTCTCGGGGAGGCCGGCAACGGGCAGGGCGCCCAGCTCGGCACGCCCTTCGTGATAGGGGTCGCCGGGAGCGTGGCCGTCGGGAAGTCGACCGTCGCGCGGCTCCTCCAGGCACTGCTCGCCCGCTGGCCCGAGCACCCGCGCGTGGAGCGGGTGACCACCGACGGGTTCCTGCTGCCGATGAAGGAGTTGCAGGCGCGCGGCCTGATGTCGCGCAAGGGGTTCCCGGAGTCGTACGACCGCCGGGCGCTGACCCGCTTCGTCGCCGACATCAAGGCCGGCAAGGACGAGGTGACCGCGCCCGTCTACTCGCATCTGAAGTACGACATCGTGCCGGGCGAGAGGCTCGTCGTACGGCGCCCCGACATCCTCATCGTCGAGGGCCTGAACGTCCTCCAGCCCGCCCTCCCCGGCCAGGACGGCCGCACCCGCGTCGGGCTGGCCGACTTCTTCGACTTCAGCGTGTACGTCGACGCGCGCGCCGAGGACATCGAGACCTGGTACCTGAACCGCTTCCGGAAACTGCGCGAGACGGCGTTCCAGAATCCGTCCTCCTACTTCAGGAAGTACACCCAGGTCTCGGAGGACGAGGCCCTCGCCTACGCGCGCACCACCTGGCGCACCGTCAACCGCCTCAACCTGCTGGAGAACGTGGCGCCGACCCGCGGCCGTGCCACCCTGGTCCTCCGCAAGGGACCGGACCACAAGGTCCAGCGGCTGTCCCTCCGTAAACTCTGA
- a CDS encoding FAD-dependent monooxygenase, translating into METTYPEESMPVPVLVVGGGSVGLLTAALLAHHGVPAVLVERRSGPSVHPRATGIGPRTVEILRELGLDTAVDAVAVDLRGAAGKAVARTVVEMGAGDVVTVPMAVPSATEPDTTPFRLRGVCAQDRLDAVVAADLAHRGADLRWSTRLVDIAQDADGVDAELEGPDGRYSLRCERVVAADGTHSPVRTALGVDTSGAGDLGKSMINILFRADLRPHLRGMSFATCTITAPEAPGLLATVDGETDWVFHVACDADGGERPEDFTHERCVAVVRAAVGDPDLDVEVRSVLPWRPRSSLADRFAVGRVFLVGDAAHTVSPLGAFGLNTGVADAHNLVWKLAAVHHGEAGAGLLDSYAREREPVAAATLDQAMRRLADPQLHWGRGPEADAARAAAGVWAAPVVHLGQRYESAAVVDPRPELPSTVDLAVALDGSPGSRVPHAWVDGISTLDLVASRWTLLVGAAGDRWLATAADIGLPAHQVSAPWLSDGGALLVRPDAIVAMRVTAPPPDPARFLADALDRVLARPVAVPST; encoded by the coding sequence ATGGAGACAACGTACCCAGAAGAGTCGATGCCGGTGCCGGTGCTCGTGGTCGGAGGCGGCAGTGTCGGGCTGCTCACCGCGGCGCTGCTCGCGCACCACGGCGTCCCCGCGGTACTCGTCGAACGCCGGTCCGGGCCGTCGGTCCACCCGCGCGCCACCGGCATCGGGCCGCGCACCGTCGAAATCCTCCGCGAACTCGGGCTCGACACCGCCGTAGACGCGGTCGCGGTCGACCTCCGGGGCGCCGCGGGCAAGGCGGTGGCACGGACCGTCGTCGAGATGGGCGCGGGCGACGTCGTGACCGTGCCCATGGCGGTCCCGTCAGCCACTGAACCGGACACGACGCCGTTCAGGCTGCGCGGTGTCTGCGCGCAGGACCGCCTTGACGCCGTGGTGGCGGCCGACCTGGCGCACCGCGGAGCGGATCTGCGCTGGTCGACCCGTCTGGTCGACATCGCGCAGGACGCCGACGGGGTCGACGCCGAACTTGAGGGGCCCGACGGCCGCTACTCGCTGCGCTGCGAGCGCGTGGTGGCCGCGGACGGCACGCACAGCCCCGTGCGGACCGCGCTCGGCGTGGACACCTCCGGGGCGGGAGACCTGGGCAAGTCGATGATCAACATCCTCTTCCGCGCCGACCTCCGACCCCACCTGCGGGGAATGTCCTTCGCCACCTGCACGATCACCGCGCCGGAGGCACCCGGCCTGCTGGCGACCGTGGACGGCGAGACGGACTGGGTCTTCCACGTCGCCTGCGACGCCGACGGGGGCGAGCGCCCGGAGGACTTCACGCACGAGCGCTGCGTCGCCGTCGTCCGCGCGGCGGTCGGCGATCCGGACCTCGACGTCGAGGTGCGCAGCGTGCTCCCGTGGCGGCCCCGGAGCTCCCTGGCCGACCGCTTCGCCGTCGGCCGCGTGTTCCTCGTCGGCGACGCCGCGCACACTGTGTCGCCCCTGGGCGCGTTCGGCCTCAACACCGGCGTCGCCGACGCCCACAACCTGGTGTGGAAACTGGCCGCCGTCCACCACGGTGAGGCGGGCGCCGGGCTGCTCGACTCCTACGCGCGGGAGCGCGAGCCGGTCGCCGCGGCGACGCTGGACCAGGCGATGCGCAGGCTCGCGGACCCGCAGCTGCACTGGGGGCGTGGACCCGAGGCCGACGCCGCCAGGGCGGCGGCGGGGGTGTGGGCGGCGCCGGTCGTACACCTCGGCCAGCGGTACGAATCGGCCGCCGTCGTCGACCCGCGGCCGGAACTCCCGTCCACGGTGGACCTGGCGGTGGCGCTGGACGGATCGCCGGGTTCACGAGTGCCCCATGCGTGGGTCGACGGGATCTCCACGCTCGACCTGGTCGCGTCCCGGTGGACCCTGCTGGTGGGCGCCGCGGGCGACCGGTGGCTCGCCACCGCGGCGGACATCGGCCTACCGGCGCACCAGGTCTCCGCACCGTGGCTGTCCGACGGCGGGGCCCTGCTCGTGCGACCGGACGCGATCGTCGCGATGCGGGTCACGGCACCACCCCCGGACCCAGCGCGGTTCCTCGCCGACGCCCTGGACCGGGTGCTGGCCAGGCCGGTCGCGGTGCCGAGCACCTGA
- a CDS encoding TetR/AcrR family transcriptional regulator C-terminal domain-containing protein produces the protein MTEPAPSSVWTRPRPEPRRRAPGVDQYVAAALAVADAEGLAAVSMRRVAGDLGSGTATLYRYITNRDELVDLMVDAAQGEDPLPEPARDWRADMAAVAHALRATLLRHPWLAGELAGRPSLGPNSLRRSESALRAAVALTPDITLASQALGAVHAYVLGSVGTQQAVRRAEQRTGLTEEQWQRSVGPYISEVLAAGEHPMLARRVLEGEELDPDVEFAFGLECVLDGLAARLGR, from the coding sequence ATGACCGAACCCGCTCCCTCGTCGGTGTGGACCAGGCCGCGCCCCGAACCGCGCCGACGCGCGCCGGGGGTGGACCAGTACGTGGCCGCCGCGCTGGCCGTCGCCGACGCGGAGGGCCTGGCCGCCGTGTCGATGCGCCGGGTCGCGGGCGACCTCGGTTCCGGGACGGCCACCCTCTACCGCTACATCACCAACCGCGACGAACTGGTGGACCTGATGGTTGACGCGGCGCAGGGCGAGGACCCGCTCCCCGAGCCCGCGCGGGACTGGCGCGCCGACATGGCCGCGGTCGCGCACGCGCTGCGCGCGACCCTGCTGCGGCACCCGTGGCTGGCGGGCGAACTGGCGGGCAGGCCCTCGCTCGGCCCCAACTCGTTGCGGCGGTCCGAATCCGCGCTGCGCGCCGCCGTCGCGCTCACGCCCGACATCACCCTGGCCTCGCAGGCGCTCGGCGCCGTGCACGCGTACGTGCTGGGCTCGGTGGGCACCCAGCAGGCCGTTCGGCGTGCTGAGCAGCGTACTGGGCTGACCGAGGAGCAGTGGCAGCGCAGCGTCGGCCCCTATATCAGCGAGGTCCTCGCGGCGGGCGAGCACCCGATGCTCGCCCGCCGCGTTCTCGAAGGCGAGGAACTCGACCCCGACGTCGAGTTCGCGTTCGGCCTGGAGTGCGTGCTCGACGGTCTCGCGGCCCGATTGGGCCGCTGA
- a CDS encoding pyridoxamine 5'-phosphate oxidase family protein, with protein MSTDASSLTTEDLEFLQRPLHGLLSVAAGPIPAQPRPVWFEATADGTVQLFTGPDTVKVRRLRRDPRASIVVAAPVGERERWVSVAGGVTVEPDGAHDLASRLAARYWDLGDPTRAADLAGILAEDQVRLVIHPEKVNRFAY; from the coding sequence ATGAGCACCGACGCCAGTTCGCTGACCACCGAGGACCTGGAGTTCCTCCAACGCCCCCTGCACGGGCTCCTGTCCGTGGCCGCGGGCCCGATCCCGGCACAGCCCCGACCGGTGTGGTTCGAGGCCACCGCCGACGGCACGGTCCAGCTGTTCACCGGCCCGGACACGGTCAAGGTACGGCGCCTGCGCCGCGATCCCCGCGCCTCGATCGTCGTCGCGGCCCCGGTGGGTGAACGCGAGCGCTGGGTGTCGGTCGCGGGCGGCGTCACGGTCGAACCCGACGGGGCGCACGACCTGGCCTCCCGACTGGCCGCCCGCTACTGGGACCTCGGCGACCCGACCCGCGCCGCCGACCTCGCCGGGATCCTGGCCGAGGACCAGGTCCGCCTGGTGATCCACCCGGAGAAGGTGAACCGGTTCGCGTACTGA
- a CDS encoding DUF4034 domain-containing protein, whose translation MTVTMTATLRTLITLPRMLRHGAAVGAHLPPDAAVVLDPPAPELRAALTAAYAGDHGPARDLLAATRVGAEWERRGGYVPRLAESALHSPGWLDAWLAESPRDPDAVLVKAEHCVRQAWEIRTSARASSVSRDQFQAFFALLDDAVPVIGAAAELNPTDPVPWQVALTHARGSQAPREVFDAYWAEATTRAPHHYGCHLSALQYLCDKWYGSHAEMFDFAERAAEHALPGSKLHALPLLAAVEYDVVADGTPAEGDRIDRSRIHAALKRAQELSDAYPQGDPEVAGLRNHLTLMLVLADRHGEALEQFRAVGVHATEYPWAYLGDAREEFLEFRSGVRMHVAARVPFFSRPRPPVPGPRTEAVTTHSPSPSPSPASPVTPHCLALVAAPPHTVADAALMCGVPLRIAPAPGRSSYVELAADPEPGLRATLLGEDRLTAAADNFTTGEPWPALVLRRTGDRYGFTLLHKGRKVADHDWDPAAPVPDHAAVAATAGTLTTVYGVADTRPVTNLLRGSDDPARRQSALLAALGLPPLPADFGTRDEVLTTLADARVLARRGFFGGIVDTLSGDPAGRPTLPRRPRWWVLRVAALLLFVPVTAYAWWSPDIGWFRASLSTIATCYIAGQLTGAWRRRGRIRKG comes from the coding sequence ATGACCGTGACGATGACCGCGACGCTACGCACCTTGATCACCCTGCCGCGGATGCTCCGCCACGGGGCCGCCGTCGGCGCCCATCTGCCCCCCGACGCGGCCGTCGTCCTCGACCCGCCCGCGCCGGAGCTGCGCGCCGCGCTCACCGCGGCGTACGCGGGTGACCACGGGCCCGCCAGGGACCTGCTCGCGGCGACCCGCGTCGGCGCCGAATGGGAGCGGCGCGGCGGATACGTGCCGCGGCTGGCCGAGAGCGCGCTGCACAGCCCCGGCTGGCTGGACGCCTGGCTCGCCGAGTCGCCGCGGGACCCGGACGCCGTACTGGTGAAGGCCGAGCACTGCGTGCGGCAGGCGTGGGAGATACGGACGAGCGCGCGGGCGAGCAGCGTCTCGCGCGACCAGTTCCAGGCGTTCTTCGCGCTGCTCGACGACGCGGTCCCGGTGATCGGCGCGGCGGCCGAGCTGAACCCCACCGACCCGGTGCCGTGGCAGGTCGCGCTCACCCACGCGCGGGGCAGCCAGGCGCCGCGCGAGGTCTTCGACGCGTACTGGGCCGAGGCGACCACCCGCGCGCCGCACCACTACGGCTGCCATCTCTCGGCGCTCCAGTACCTGTGCGACAAGTGGTACGGATCGCACGCGGAGATGTTCGACTTCGCCGAGCGCGCGGCGGAGCACGCCCTGCCGGGCTCGAAGCTGCACGCGCTGCCGCTGCTGGCGGCCGTCGAGTACGACGTGGTGGCCGACGGCACTCCGGCCGAGGGCGACCGGATCGACCGGTCGCGGATCCACGCCGCGCTGAAGCGGGCGCAGGAGCTGTCGGACGCGTACCCGCAGGGCGATCCGGAGGTGGCGGGTCTGCGCAACCATCTGACGCTGATGCTGGTGCTGGCGGACCGGCACGGGGAGGCGCTGGAGCAGTTCCGGGCGGTGGGGGTGCACGCGACGGAGTACCCGTGGGCGTACCTCGGGGACGCGCGGGAGGAGTTCCTGGAGTTCCGGTCGGGGGTGCGGATGCATGTGGCGGCGCGGGTGCCGTTCTTCTCGCGGCCAAGACCGCCGGTGCCGGGGCCTCGTACGGAGGCGGTCACCACTCACTCCCCCTCCCCCTCCCCCTCTCCGGCCTCCCCTGTCACCCCGCACTGCCTCGCGCTGGTCGCGGCCCCGCCCCACACCGTCGCCGACGCCGCGCTCATGTGCGGTGTCCCGCTGCGCATAGCCCCGGCGCCCGGTCGGTCCTCGTACGTCGAGCTCGCCGCCGACCCCGAGCCCGGCCTGCGCGCCACACTCCTCGGCGAGGACCGGCTCACGGCTGCCGCCGACAACTTCACCACCGGTGAACCCTGGCCCGCGCTGGTCCTGCGGCGGACCGGCGACCGGTACGGCTTCACGCTGCTCCACAAGGGCAGGAAGGTCGCCGACCACGACTGGGATCCGGCGGCGCCGGTCCCGGACCACGCCGCCGTCGCGGCCACGGCCGGCACCCTGACGACGGTGTACGGCGTCGCCGACACCCGCCCGGTGACCAACCTCCTGCGCGGCTCGGACGATCCGGCCCGCCGCCAGTCCGCCCTGCTCGCCGCACTCGGACTGCCCCCGCTCCCGGCGGACTTCGGCACCCGCGACGAGGTCCTCACCACCCTCGCCGACGCCCGGGTCCTGGCCCGGCGCGGCTTCTTCGGCGGCATAGTCGACACCCTCTCGGGCGACCCGGCGGGCCGCCCGACACTCCCGCGCCGACCCCGCTGGTGGGTCCTGCGCGTCGCGGCACTGCTGCTGTTCGTCCCGGTGACGGCGTACGCCTGGTGGTCCCCGGACATCGGCTGGTTCCGCGCGTCACTGTCGACGATCGCGACGTGCTACATCGCGGGCCAGCTGACGGGCGCGTGGCGGCGGCGGGGGCGGATCAGGAAGGGCTGA